A section of the Hippea sp. KM1 genome encodes:
- the fabD gene encoding ACP S-malonyltransferase has translation MRFLMFTGQGSQFVGMGRDLYESFDVVKKTFNRANDALGFDLKSLMFDGPEDKLTLTAFAQPAILTVSLAIYDLIKSETDFDFDVAAGHSLGEYSALVAADALDFEDAVYAVHKRGEFMQQAVPEGVGAMAAIITDKHDEVEKLCIGVSKNFENGYCQIANYNANNQVIVSGYREGVEKVSQLASERGLGKVIPLNVSAPFHCALMEPVKEKMERVLDKIAFRKPSKPVIENTKSDVIDDSSNIKDYLINQITDPVRWTDNVNKAIELGCDEFVEFGPKNVLSSMLKRQMRKANINYVVDLKSYNSYKDRV, from the coding sequence ATGAGGTTTTTGATGTTCACAGGCCAGGGTTCTCAATTTGTCGGCATGGGCAGGGATCTGTATGAGAGCTTTGATGTGGTTAAAAAGACATTCAATAGGGCAAACGATGCCTTAGGTTTTGATTTGAAATCCCTTATGTTCGATGGTCCGGAGGATAAACTAACACTTACAGCCTTTGCCCAACCGGCCATATTGACCGTGTCTTTGGCCATATACGATTTGATAAAATCCGAGACCGATTTTGATTTTGATGTTGCTGCAGGCCATTCGTTGGGTGAGTATTCTGCATTGGTTGCAGCGGATGCTTTGGATTTTGAGGATGCGGTCTATGCGGTGCATAAGCGGGGCGAATTTATGCAACAGGCCGTGCCTGAAGGTGTTGGGGCTATGGCTGCCATAATCACAGATAAACACGACGAGGTGGAGAAGCTCTGTATAGGTGTCAGCAAAAACTTTGAGAATGGATATTGCCAGATAGCCAACTATAACGCCAATAATCAGGTCATAGTGTCTGGATATAGAGAGGGTGTTGAGAAGGTATCGCAACTTGCAAGCGAAAGGGGGTTGGGCAAGGTAATACCGTTGAATGTATCTGCTCCGTTCCATTGCGCATTGATGGAGCCGGTTAAGGAAAAAATGGAGAGGGTTCTGGATAAAATAGCATTTAGAAAGCCCTCAAAACCCGTGATTGAGAATACAAAATCCGATGTTATAGATGATAGCTCAAACATAAAGGATTATCTGATCAACCAGATAACAGACCCGGTAAGGTGGACGGATAATGTTAATAAGGCCATAGAGTTGGGGTGCGATGAGTTTGTAGAGTTTGGGCCAAAGAATGTGCTATCCTCGATGCTAAAAAGGCAGATGCGCAAGGCCAATATAAATTATGTGGTTGACTTGAAAAGCTATAATAGCTATAAGGATAGGGTATGA